A single window of Maylandia zebra isolate NMK-2024a linkage group LG2, Mzebra_GT3a, whole genome shotgun sequence DNA harbors:
- the LOC112435576 gene encoding uncharacterized protein LOC112435576 has translation MDPADSSAFGFDAEMERMIRLLGRIAQANDLRTMAVGLSAVDAIIRSNPRLTQFSMDTVLGSSIAAWREQVRAGELALSTFTSTSSPPPQDNTHSPPASSLPQTASPSSHQPGPCSPAHSPAFFLVAMWPDEEEVSVSPPVSVPSSRRKRRHRHSSPLSSVQQSASAGGSEGLLQPPVSAGGSEGLLQPPVSAGGSEGPVQPPVSAGGSEESLQPSHATSAGGPEEPVQSHATSAGGPEEPVQSHATSAGGPEEPVQSHATSAGGPEEPIQPPLASASATPGPASASASATPGPASASAAPPGPASASAAPPGPASASAAPPGPASASAAPPGPASEGSVLSAPEVSNLSVPARPARPARPARPVRPARPARSVQPMTGRRCRHGQPSDLRRRHGRPPVLLRRRCLPAGRPPDLLGRRQCLPPGRPPELFSGLLGRQPPGRPPELFVNSFSWLPAPVMSLFFVLLLSGLQCLHFFFLFFFFLFLAQCVSFVSCPPSWFPHRPPWLGCLVFFFGFFFLFCFFFCFVFWCSGLGCLEASP, from the coding sequence atggaccctgcagactcttcAGCTTTTGGATTCGATGCTGAGATGGAGCGGATGATTAGGCTCCTTGGCCGCATTGCTCAGGCCAATGATTTGAGGACCATGGCAGTTGGGCTAAGTGCTGTGGATGCCATCATTCGGAGCAACCCTCGGCTTACTCAGTTTTCTATGGACACTGTGCTGGGCAGCTCCATAGCTGCCTGGAGGGAGCAAGTCAGGGCTGGCGAGCTTGCTCTCTCTACCTTCACTTCCACTTCTTCACCGCCGCCCCAGGACAACACACACTCACCACCTGCCTCGTCGCTACCTCAGACTGCCTCTCCTTCCTCACACCAGCCAGGACCTTGTTCGCCTGCCCATTCGCCTGCCTTTTTCCTGGTGGCCATGTGGCCGGATGAGGAGGAGGTCTCCGTATCTCCGCCAGTTTCAGTTCCCTCATCTAGAAGGAAGCGACGCCATCGTCACTCCTCTCCTCTGTCATCCGTCCAGCAATctgcctccgctggagggtccgagggactgcttcagcctcctgtctccgctggagggtccgagggactgcttcagcctcctgtctccgctggagggtctgaggggcccgttcagcctcctgtctccgctggagggtccgaggaatcACTTCAGCCGTCTCACGCCacctcagctggagggcccgaggagcccgttcagtcTCACGCCacctcagctggagggcccgaggagcccgttcagtcTCACGCCacctcagctggagggcccgaggagcccgttcagtcTCACGCCacctcagctggagggcccgaggagcccatccagccgCCATTAGCCTCTGCCTcggctacgcctggtccagcttctgcctCGGCTTCTGCTAcacctggtccggcctcagcctctgcagctccgcctggtccggcctcagcctctgcagctccgcctggtccggcctcagcctctgcagctccgcctggtccggcctcagcctctgcagctccgcctggtccagcctccgaggGTTCAGTTTTGTCTGCCCCTGAGGTCTCCAATCTGTCTGTTCCCGCTCGTCCCGCTCGGCCCGCTCGGCCTGCtcgtcctgtccggcctgctcgtcctgcacgtTCTGTCCAGCCGATGACTGGACGTCGTTGCCGTCATGGACAGCCCTCTGACCTACGCCGCCGTCATGGCCGGCCCCCTGTACTGCTCCGCCGTCGCTGCCTCCCggccggccggcctcctgacctGCTCGGTCGCCGTCAGTGCCTTCCGcctggccggcctcctgaactgttttctgggctcttgggccgtcagcctccgggccggccccctgaactttttgtGAACAGTTTTTCCTGGCTGCCTGCGCCTGTCATGAGcctgttttttgttctgttgctttcCGGGCTCCagtgtttgcactttttttttcttttttttttttttttgtttctggctcAATGTGTTTCATTTGTTTCGTGCCCTCCGTCCTGGTTCCCCCACCGCCCACCCTGGTTgggttgtttggtttttttttttggttttttttttttgttttgtttttttttttgttttgttttttggtgttctggtttgggctgtctggaagccagcccttaa